One Bombus pyrosoma isolate SC7728 linkage group LG9, ASM1482585v1, whole genome shotgun sequence genomic window carries:
- the LOC122571176 gene encoding fatty acid synthase, translating to MPAQFESANTPIVREPTMLNSNTNAYDVNNEIVISGFSGRFPESSDIEEFKKNLFEGIDMITDDERRWPAGLFGLPKRSGKLKDLKSFDATFFGVHAKQAHVMDPQLRLLLEVVYEAIVDAGINPNDIRGSKTGVFIGVSSSESDEFWSKDPDQINGYGLTGCCRAMFPNRISYTFDFSGPSYAIDTACSSSLYAMHQAIVSIRSGECDAAIVGGCNLLLKPTSSLQFHRLGMLSPDGACKAFDADGKGYVRSEAVSVLLLQKARDARRVYATVLHAKTNTDGNKAQGITFPSGDMQNKLMREVYAEVGVNPADVAYVEAHGTGTKVGDPQEINSIANLFCKGRKGPLLLGSVKSNMGHSEPASGVCSMAKLLIAMEAGVIPGNLHFKNPNTDIPALSDGSIQVVDKNMPWKGGLVAVNSFGFGGANAHILLRSNPKPKLSPVLDNKVPKLVTVSGRTSEAVNLLLDKAKEYEKDDEFIALLHDIHTNNVAGHLYRGYSIMGNVNTREVDSCVNEKRPVWFVFSGMGSQWPGMGKDLLSIDIFQRSLRRCAEALKPEGIDLMNLIQNGTAETFDENVLYSFVSIAAIQVALVDVLTYLGIQPDGIIGHSVGELGCAYADGTFTPEQTVLAAYWRGKTIKDSNLQPGGMAAVGLSWEEAAARCPPDVTPACNNSADSVTVSGPIESLKKLADDLQKDNIFIKVVNSSGVAFHSKYVAPVGQKLRAMLEKIITNPKQRTSRWISTSIPESAWGTPLAQLSSAAYHVNNLLSPVLFYQALGHIPENAIVIEIAPHCLLQAILRRSLPSTVTNIGLHKRGHPNNLNFFLENIGKLYLAGGQPRVSKLYPPVNYPVGRGTPMINSLVKWDHSVEWNLADYAGTTNASFGENVVKVNLSKETDAYLVGHCIDERILFPATGYLVIVWKTYAKMRGTDFEKLPITFENVQFQRATIMPMDGTVKFSINIFLGTGDFEICESGSVVVTGTVSVPENVDKMLLNIPAPIVKNESTVVELNTNDVYKELRLRGYNYTGIFQGIKIVHNGGVSGRLLWNDWISFMDTMLQFSILEKDCRGLYVPVRVQYVAINPTVHLEFVENYKEDEGVPIYSYPNIGVIKSGGVEIRKMKASLIAKKQQIRPPKLERCLFIPYENSQPLVQDPEKAKVHALTILLLMVYENIRGTKLKIIEVSGDRPVDSLMLPYIKTWCSQEVQVNGDLQLAAVLRKRYASLKQGIKIVKHNVEQEPVGQDLHAAVASNVLTDNSLNVLKNLKDSVINGGFILLEETAQTDFNVVDPDLMCVAKQVIPGKSYILLKKKEVRPDPIVIQLTEKNFSWVENVKASLKNVVTQNQRLLFVCQGEELFGMVGFMNCMLNEDGGAKASYVFIQDKNMPKFNLNDKFYAEQLDKQMFANILRGGQWGCYKHIELDQQNESSLQVEHAYINALNRGDLSSLRWIESPLSYYQLEKFPNTELCSVYYAPLNFRDIMLATGKLPPDALPGNLATQDCILGLEFSGRDSKGQRVMAMVPARGLATTVIADPGFMWKVPEKWSLEEAATVPVAYATSYYALCVRGHMKPGDSVLIHAGSGGVGQASISIALHAGCKVFTTVGTQDKRDFLKKMFPVLTDRNIGNSRDTSFEQLILNETNGRGVDIVLNSLAEEKLQASIRCLAQGGRFLEIGKFDLSNDSPLGMSVFLKNISFHGILLDAICEDDGPERQEVVRLVSEGIKSGAVRPLPSTVFSEQQIEQSFRYMATGKHIGKVLLKIRDEEKQKVVQSPQKVVSAIPRTYFNPDKSYILVGGLGGFGLELAHWMILRGAKYIILTSRSGVTTGFQALCIRRWRNMGAHIKISTADVVTLDGAKQLIKESKALAPVGGIFNLAAVLRDGLIENLTESDFVISASPKVNGTKNLDIVSRECSSLDYFVVFSSVTSGRGNVGQTNYGLANSAMERMMEQRQANGLPGLAIQWGAIGDVGLILDKMGGFNDTEVGGTLPQRIQNCLDTMDIFLQQPHPILASLVTANKDNAVESANKVSVVQAVANILGIKALESVNGSTSLADLGMDSLMGTEIKQTMERNYDIVLSALEIRNLTFDKLGKLDNSSGTEIGNAGADSDDEETMQDAAGLLSFEGTEIVPVKIIVPLSTANSAGQPLFFVPAIEGVAAPFKTVASELNRPAWSFQCTESCPLESVSALANFYLKKMRAIQTEGPYNIIGYSFGSCIGLEMAIQLQKAGYKTNLTVIDGSPDFIKLHSVELGKRASEESSEVITDGLRKCLAYFVRQFRSNITFLKLYDMLKNINTTEVVLNKVVELIDDKNLDSEDLKSAALLFYKKLKAAFFYKPEKYDGDIVLLKAKDSFVPLNNDYGLLKISNKVKVIELPGNHRSILLGKSASQIANILGS from the exons ATGCCAGCTCAATTTGAAAGTGCAAACACTCCCATTGTGAGAGAACCGACTATGTTGAATAGCAATACTAACGCATACGatgtaaataacgaaattgtCATTAGCGGTTTTTCAG GCCGTTTCCCGGAATCCTCAGACATTgaagaatttaagaaaaactTATTCGAAGGTATCGACATGATCACAGACGATGAACGTCGTTGGCCTGCCGGACTCTTTGGTCTACCCAAGAGATCTGGTAAACTGAAGGATCTCAAATCGTTTGATGCTACCTTTTTTGGTGTTCACGCCAAACAGGCTCATGTAATGGATCCACAATTACGTCTTCTGTTAGAAGTAGTTTATGAAGCAATTGTAGATGCTGGTATCAATCCAAATGATATTAGGGGATCCAAAACTGGCGTATTCATTGGTGTCTCGTCGTCAGAATCAGATGAATTTTGGTCTAAAGATCCGGATCAAATTAACG GATACGGATTAACGGGATGCTGCAGAGCTATGTTTCCAAACAGGATTTCATATACATTCGACTTCAGCGGTCCTAGTTATGCAATAGACACCGCGTGTTCTTCGTCTTTATATGCCATGCATCAAGCAATTGTTTCAATTCGTTCAGGTGAATGCGACGCAGCTATAGTCGGTGGTTGTAATCTTCTTCTGAAACCTACCAGTTCTCTTCAGTTTCATCGATTAGGCATGTTATCTCCGGACGGTGCGTGTAAAGCGTTCGATGCTGATGGCAAAGGATATGTTAGATCAGAAGCTGTCTCGGTTCTTCTTTTGCAAAAAGCAAGGGATGCACGCAGAGTGTATGCCACTGTTTTACATGCTAAGACCAACACTGACGGTAACAAAGCTCAAGGAATCACTTTTCCCAGTGGAGACATGCAGAATAAATTGATGCGTGAAGTTTACGCGGAAGTAGGTGTTAATCCTGCAGACGTCGCTTACGTTGAAGCTCACGGAACAGGAACCAAAGTCGGGGACCCACAAGAAATCAATTCGATCGCAAATCTGTTCTGCAAAGGTAGAAAAGGTCCTCTATTGCTTGGTTCCGTTAAATCTAACATGGGACATTCAGAACCTGCCAGTGGAGTATGTTCTATGGCAAAATTGTTAATTGCCATGGAAGCAGGTGTAATCCCGGGTAATCTACATTTCAAGAATCCGAATACAGACATACCAGCATTGAGCGATGGAAGTATACAAGTTGTTGATAAGAACATGCCATGGAAAGGTGGACTTGTAGCGGTGAATTCGTTCGGTTTTGGTGGAGCTAACGCTCACATTCTTCTTCGTAGCAATCCTAAACCAAAGTTGTCGCCAGTTTTAGACAATAAAGTACCCAAACTAGTTACCGTATCTGGTCGTACATCAGAGGCTGTGAACTTACTTCTGGACAAAGCCAAGGAATACGAAAAAGACGATGAGTTCATTGCTTTGCTTCATGATATTCACACGAATAATGTAGCAGGTCATCTTTATCGAGGATATTCTATTATGGGAAATGTCAACACTCGAGAAGTTGATTCATGTGTCAATGAAAAGCGTCCTGTTTGGTTTGTATTCTCTGGCATGGGATCTCAGTGGCCCGGTATGGGTAAAGATTTGCTCTCTATCGACATATTCCAAAGAAGTTTGCGAAGGTGCGCTGAGGCTCTGAAACCTGAAGGAATTGATCTAATGAATCTTATTCAAAATGGAACAGCTGAAACCTTTGacgaaaatgttttatactcATTCGTGTCCATTGCAGCCATTCAAGTTGCTCTTGTGGACGTATTAACGTATTTGGGCATTCAACCTGATGGTATTATTGGACACTCTGTCGGCGAATTAGGATGTGCCTATGCAGATGGCACCTTTACTCCGGAACAAACGGTTCTGGCTGCATACTGGAGAGGAAAAACAATCAAAGATTCAAACTTACAGCCAGGAGGAATGGCTGCTGTAGGATTAAGTTGGGAGGAAGCGGCAGCTCGATGCCCACCCGACGTAACACCAGCTTGCAACAATTCAGCAGACTCTGTGACAGTTTCTGGTCCAATCGAATCTCTCAAGAAATTGGCAGATGATCTGCAGAAAGATAACATCTTTATAAAAGTGGTGAATAGCTCTGGTGTTGCTTTCCATAGCAAATATGTAGCCCCAGTGGGTCAAAAGCTTCGTGCAATGTTggagaaaattataacaaatccAAAACAGAGAACTTCTAGGTGGATTTCTACATCAATACCGGAATCAGCTTGGGGTACCCCATTGGCACAACTTAGTAGTGCTGCCTATCACGTGAATAACCTATTGTCGCCTGTACTATTTTACCAAGCATTAGGTCATATCCCAGAAAACGCGATAGTTATCGAAATTGCACCACATTGTCTATTGCAAGCAATCTTACGTAGATCATTGCCCTCAACTGTGACCAATATTGGGCTACATAAACGAGGTCATCCAAACAATCTGAATTTCTTCCTAGAAAATATAGGAAAGTTATATTTAGCAGGAGGACAACCCAGAGTGTCTAAATTGTATCCACCAGTTAATTATCCAGTTGGTCGTGGCACACCAATGATTAATAGCTTGGTTAAATGGGACCATTCTGTAGAATGGAATTTAGCTGACTATGCAGGAACTACTAACGCATCTTTTGGTGAAAATGTAGTGAAAGTGAATCTGTCCAAAGAAACAGATGCTTATCTAGTTGGTCACTGTATCGATGAAAGAATTCTTTTCCCTGCTACTGGTTACCTAGTGATTGTCTGGAAAACCTATGCAAAAATGCGTGGAACAGATTTCGAGAAATTGCCAATTACATTTGAGAATGTGCAATTCCAAAGAGCTACCATTATGCCAATGGATGGCACTGTGAAATTTTCGATCAATATATTCCTGGGCACTGGAGATTTTGAGATTTGTGAAAGTGGATCTGTGGTAGTAACTGGAACAGTTTCTGTACCAGAAAACGttgataaaatgttattaaatatacctGCTCCgattgtaaaaaatgaaagtactGTCGTGGAATTGAATACAAATGACGTTTACAAGGAACTCAGACTCAGAGGATATAATTATACTGGAATTTTTCAAGGAATTAAAATTGTCCATAATGGTGGTGTTTCTGGTAGACTTCTCTGGAATGACTGGATTTCTTTCATGGATACCATGCTTCAATTCAGCATCCTTGAAAAGGATTGTAGAGGGCTATATGTGCCAGTTCGCGTGCAATATGTTGCCATCAATCCCACTGTTCATTTAGAgtttgttgaaaattataagGAAGACGAGGGTGTTCCAATATATTCTTATCCAAATATTGGTGTTATTAAATCAGGCGGCGTTGAAATCAGGAAGATGAAAGCCTCTTTGATTGCAAAGAAGCAACAGATTCGACCTCCTAAACTTGAAAGATGTTTGTTCATACCATATGAAAATTCTCAACCATTAGTGCAGGATCCAGAAAAGGCTAAGGTCCATGCTCttactatattattactaatggtctatgaaaatataagaggaaccaaactgaaaataatcgaAGTGTCTGGAGATCGTCCTGTGGATTCTTTAATGTTGCCCTATATAAAGACATGGTGTTCTCAGGAGGTTCAAGTAAAT GGGGATTTACAACTGGCTGCAGTTTTGCGTAAAAGATATGCCAGCTTAAAACaaggtataaaaattgtaaaacacaATGTGGAACAGGAACCAGTTGGTCAAGATTTGCACGCTGCAGTAGCTAGCAATGTATTAACTGACAATTCGTTGAatgtattgaaaaatttgaaagacaGCGTGATAAACGGAGGATTCATACTTTTGGAAGAAACAGCTCAAACTGATTTTAACGTGGTAGATCCAGATTTGATGTGTGTAGCAAAACAGGTTATTCCTGGAAAATCTTACATTCTACTCAAAAAGAAGGAAGTAAGACCGGATCCTATAGTCATACAACTAACGGAAAAGAATTTCTCTTGGGTAGAAAATGTTAAGGCAAGCTTGAAAAATGTTGTGACTCAGAATCAGAGACTTTTGTTCGTCTGTCAGGGTGAAGAATTATTTG gtATGGTTGGATTTATGAATTGTATGCTTAATGAAGATGGTGGTGCAAAAGCATCTTACGTTTTCATTCAAGACAAGAACATGCCCAAATTTAacttaaatgataaattttatgctGAACAACTGGACAAACAAATGTTCGCTAATATTTTGAGGGGAGGTCAATGGGGATGCTACAAACATATAGAATTAGATCAGCAAAATGAATCATCTCTTCAAGTTGAACACGCATATATTAACGCTTTGAACAGAGGCGACCTGAGCAGCTTAAGATGGATTGAAAGTCCATTGAGCTATTACCAACTAGAAAAGTTTCCAAATACAGAGTTATGCTCAGTGTACTACGCGCCATTAAACTTCAGGGATATCATGTTAGCAACTGGGAAACTGCCGCCAGATGCTCTTCCCGGAAATCTAGCTACGCAAGACTGTATATTGGGTCTCGAATTTTCTGGACGTGATTCGAAGGGTCAACGAGTTATGGCTATGGTGCCAGCACGTGGTTTGGCAACCACTGTTATAGCTGATCCTGGTTTCATGTGGAAAGTACCTGAAAAGTGGTCTTTAGAAGAAGCAGCGACCGTTCCAGTTGCTTATGCTACCAGTTACTATGCTCTCTGCGTTCGAGGTCACATGAAACCCGGTGACAGTGTTCTGATTCACGCTGGTAGTGGAGGTGTTGGACAAGCGAGTATCTCTATAGCCTTACACGCAGGATGCAAAGTATTCACCACGGTTGGAACACAAGACAAACGAGATTTcttgaagaaaatgtttcCTGTATTGACTGATAGGAATATCGGCAACTCTCGAGACACTAGTTTCGAGCAACTGATACTTAATGAAACTAACGGGCGTGGTGTAGACATAGTGCTTAATTCATTAGCTGAAGAGAAATTACAAGCTAGTATCAGATGCCTTGCTCAGGGTGGTCGTTTCCTTGAAATTGGGAAATTCGATTTGTCGAATGATTCGCCTCTGGGTATGTCCGTATTTTTGAAGAACATTTCTTTCCATGGAATACTTTTGGATGCGATCTGCGAAGATGATGGCCCAGAGAGACAAGAAGTTGTAAGACTTGTCAGTGAGGGAATAAAAAGTGGTGCTGTTCGCCCACTTCCTTCCACGGTCTTTTCAGAACAACAGATTGAACAATCATTCAGATATATGGCTACTGGTAAACATATTGGTAAAGTTCTATTGAAGATTCGAGACGAGGAAAAGCAGAAAGTTGTGCAATCACCGCAAAAAGTAGTTTCCGCTATTCCACGCACATATTTCAATCCTGATAAGTCGTATATATTAGTTGGTGGTCTTGGTGGATTTGGTTTGGAGTTAGCACATTGGATGATTTTACGTGGTGCGAAATATATAATCCTCACATCGAGGTCTGGAGTAACTACAGGCTTCCAGGCATTGTGTATTCGTCGTTGGCGCAATATGGGTGCACatatcaaaatttcaacgGCAGATGTAGTAACATTGGATGGAGCGAAACAActtataaaagaaagtaaagcATTAGCCCCGGTTGGTGGTATATTCAATTTGGCTGCTGTTTTGCGAGACGGTCTGATTGAAAACCTTACTGAATCtgattttgtaatatcagCATCACCTAAAGTTAATGGAACCAAGAATCTGGATATAGTATCGCGAGAATGTTCCTCATTAGATTATTTTGTTGTGTTCTCATCTGTCACAAGCGGAAGAGGCAACGTGGGTCAAACTAATTATGGTCTTGCAAATTCTGCTATGGAAAGGATGATGGAACAAAGACAAGCGAATGGTTTACCTGGCCTTGCCATTCAATGGGGAGCCATTGGTGATGTTGGTCTAATTTTAGACAAAATGGGTGGTTTTAATGATACTGAAGTTGGTGGTACTTTACCGCAGCGTATACAAAATTGTCTCGATACAATGGACATATTCCTTCAACAACCACATCCAATTCTGGCATCGCTTGTTACGGCAAATAAAGATAATGCGGTAGAAAGCGCAAATAAAGTTAGTGTTGTACAAGCAGTAGCCAATATCTTGGGGATTAAAGCATTAGAATCTGTTAACGGTAGTACTAGCTTGGCTGATCTTGGAATGGACTCCTTGATGGGaacagaaattaaacaaacCATGGAAaggaattacgatatagtatTATCTGCTCTTGAAATTCGTAATTTAACATTCGACAAGTTAGGAAAATTAGACAATAGTTCTGGGACAGAAATAGGAAACGCTGGTGCTGATTCAGATGATGAGGAGACCATGCAAGATGCTGCTGGTCTGCTCTCATTTGAAGGTACGGAGATCGTACCTGTCAAGATTATTGTTCCACTCAGTACAGCGAATTCGGCTGGGCAGCCATTATTCTTTGTTCCCGCTATCGAAGGAGTTGCTGCACCATTCAAAACTGTAGCCAGTGAATTGAATCGACCTGCTTGGAGCTTCCAATGTACAGAAAGCTGTCCATTAGAATCTGTATCAGCATTAGCGAATTtctatttgaagaaaatgcgGGCGATTCAAACTGAAGGaccatataacataatagGATATTCCTTTGGATCTTGCATTGGCCTGGAAATGGCTATTCAATTACAGAAAGCTGGATATAAGACAAACTTAACTGTCATCGACGGCTCGCCggatttcataaaattacattctgtGGAACTTGGAAAGCGTGCTAGCGAAGAAAGTTCAGAAGTGATTACAGATGGTTTACGAAAATGTTTAGCGTATTTTGTCAGGCAGTTCAGGAGCAACATCACTTTCCTTaag TTATATGACAtgctgaaaaatataaacacaaCTGAGGTTGTATTAAACAAAGTGGTCGAATTGATAGACGACAAAAATTTGGACTCTGAAGATTTAAAGAGTGCTGCACTATTATTCTACAAGAAATTGAAGGCGGCTTTCTTTTATAAACCGGAAAAATATGATGGAGATATTGTATTACTTAAAGCCAAAGATAGCTTTGTTCCTCTAAACAATGACTATGGTTTATTGAAG ATTTCCAACAAAGTAAAAGTTATAGAACTACCCGGAAATCATAGGAGCATTTTATTAGGAAAGAGCGCATCACAAATTGCGAATATTCTAGGATCGTAA
- the LOC122571181 gene encoding 2-oxoglutarate and iron-dependent oxygenase domain-containing protein 3-like encodes MTQETKKAKKKQVKKEKTNQKDEKSEENVKEDTSENIKLKYGPSVRFPYQRVWSRTALIFAVLFIVWYSSRQGKEIYLAKQREILLSRTVNVICSSDYEAEISTYPECVPERCGRIVTDKLVSSTETDVLLKMAVNGLNLAGSDGGASILDLHSGALSKGQGFIDIYTLPEAKEIFNSADFAIYKVAKTKIQHAVAHNFGIPSNKIFLTKPTFFSRMTNVSAKTIHDEYWHPHVDKETYESFHYTTLLYLSDFGRDFEGGRFMFVDKNNVKTVIEPRKGRVSMFTSGSENLHEVERVQSGTRYALTISFTCDPNAAISDPNYRIK; translated from the exons atgaCACAAGAAACTaagaaagcaaaaaagaaacaagtaaaaaaagaaaaaacaaaccAAAAGGATGAGAAAAgtgaagaaaatgtaaaagaggACACAAGTGAAAATATCAAGTT AAAATATGGGCCCTCTGTAAGATTTCCTTATCAGAGGGTATGGTCTCGTACTGCCCTAATATTTGCAGTATTATTCATAGTTTGGTATAGTAGTCGACAGggtaaagaaatttatttggcTAAACAGAGAGAGATTTTATTAAGTCGCACTGTGAATGTTATATGTTCAAGCGATTATGAAGCTGAAATAAGTACATATCCTGAATGTGTACCCGAAAGATGTGGAAGAATAGTTACAGATAAATTAGTGTCATCAACAGAAACTGATGTTTTGTTGAAAATGGCAGTAAATGGTTTGAATTTAGCTGGTTCTGATGGAGGTGCAAGTATTTTGGACCTTCATTCTGGTGCTCTGAGTAAAGGTCAAGGCTTTATAGATATTTACACTTTACCAGaagcaaaagaaatattcaatagtgctgattttgcaatttataa AGTAGCGAAGACTAAGATACAACATGCAGTAGCGCATAACTTTGGAATAccttcaaacaaaatatttttaacaaaaccTACGTTCTTTTCTCGAATGACTAATGTGTCTGCAAAAACGATACATGACGAATATTGGCATCCTCATGTTGATAAG gaaACATATGAATCTTTCCACTATACTACTTTACTTTATCTGAGCGATTTTGGAAGGGATTTTGAAGGAGGTCGATTTATGtttgtcgataaaaataatgtaaaaactGTGATAGAACCTCGTAAAG GTAGAGTATCTATGTTTACTTCAGGTAGTGAGAATTTACATGAAGTTGAAAGAGTACAATCAGGAACTCGATATGCGTTAACCATATCTTTTACATGTGATCCAAATGCCGCAATTTCTGATCcaaattatcgaataaaataa